One Falco biarmicus isolate bFalBia1 chromosome 13, bFalBia1.pri, whole genome shotgun sequence genomic region harbors:
- the LOC130158327 gene encoding LOW QUALITY PROTEIN: transcription cofactor HES-6-like (The sequence of the model RefSeq protein was modified relative to this genomic sequence to represent the inferred CDS: inserted 2 bases in 1 codon), whose product MAPSFRPGKGRPPRGDEDCAEARADRRTRKPLVEKKRRARINESLQELRLLLADSEFQAKLENAEVLELTVRRVQAVLERRSLEGGRLHREASERFAAGYIQCMHEVHTFVSSCPGIDATTAAELLNHLLESMPLNEGGCPDSIADVVADAAMGPWPGGEALPPAVRPPPGLGLALPPRCPXSPCPSEDTCSDSDEAEAEPGQTATDGLDASQTRGLPSPSFPKSMWRPW is encoded by the exons ATGGCGCCCTCCTTCCGGCCCGGGAagggccgcccgccgcggggcgaCGAGGACTGCGCGGAGGCCAGGGCCGACCGGCGG ACGAGGAAGCCGCTGGTGGAGAAGAAGCGCCGGGCGCGGATCAATGAGagcctgcaggagctgcggctgctgctggccgACAGCGAG TTTCAGGCGAAGCTGGAGAACGCGGAGGTGCTGGAGCTGACGGTGCGGCGGGTGCAGGCCGTGCTGGAGCGCCGCTCGCTCG AGGGCGGGCGGCTGCACCGCGAGGCCAGCGAGCGCTTCGCCGCCGGCTACATCCAGTGCATGCACGAGGTGCACACCTTCGTCTCCAGCTGCCCCGGCATCGACGCCACCACGGCCGCCGAGCTGCTGAACCACCTGCTGGAGTCCATGCCCCTCAACGAGGGCGGCTGCCCGGACTCCATCGCGGACGTTGTGGCGGATGCTGCCATGGGGCCCTGGCCCGGCGGCGAGGCGCTGCCCCCGGCGGTGCggccccccccggggctggggctggcgctgcccccccgctgccc ctcACCCTGCCCCAGCGAGGACACCTGCTCCGACTCGGATGAGGCGGAGGCCGAGCCGGGCCAGACGGCCACCGATGGGCTGGACGCTTCACAGACCCGTGGCCTGCCATCGCCTAGCTTCCCCAAATCCATGTGGAGACCCTGGTAA